In one Aquabacterium sp. OR-4 genomic region, the following are encoded:
- a CDS encoding CHASE domain-containing protein, whose protein sequence is MSQHATTVTAVPGLGRRGAVRAVLGTALAYLVAGQLALLLAIPPSNASPLYPASGVAVAALLVHGGRALPGVLLGALAVQWPHGVASEPTLASWLVALAIALGATLQAWACRWLLMRGRTEAPALSEPGEVLAFGLLTMLGCGVSASVATLGLSLGGVLGAGERLSSWWTWWLGDTLGVLIGAPMVLAWIGRPRAHWAARRFTLSLPLLVATCLLTAGATMVTRWEAQRVRTVFERDAAQAAAAVDAQLLAALYTLEAMRGVFVASQDVSAMEMRRAAAPWLAMALPVQAIGHAERLTRDAVPGFETRARDLDGRSLRVFDRRDGDTPADGLLMAIRYIEPEDRNLAALGLNSRSVPIARAAIDRATLTDAAAVTAPFELTQRPGDESGVVVYRALYGDSPVAQADARRAALRGVVFVTLRTQAMQDAARQGARAYLDWCLVDADAGATRRRLAGPPGCDKALRPEGAPGTVQTGDQLSHRRSLAFAGRRWDLLLSARATQVPDTGRGNAWLFSLGGLAAAALLTSLLLVVTGRTRRIEAAVAERTAELEREIAERERTESALRDSERRFRNVFDQAPVGVAYGDLDGRIREANPRLREMAGLSSERLSRRRLLDLLQPEDRDAAAVQLHRLRHGGPPEVWPPARLRRPDGQEMWVQTQCSVLLDAVGRPERLVAVMEDITERRHRQAAEQGRALAETANRAKSEFLSRMSHELRTPLNAMLGFAQLLELDRRQPLATHQAAWAAQILRAGWHLLEMINDTLDLSRIEAGEMRLQPARLALAPLIQHCAAMLEAAAAQRGIQLQVSIDAKVPEVLADDTRLRQVLTNLLSNAVKYNVDQGLVIVSAQASADGQTVELRVCDTGLGLSDAQMAELFQPFNRLGRENGTVEGTGIGLVISRRLAELMGGSLHAERGRGQAGQAAPVSGSGSGLAAPGSGGATFVLRLPVAPPVVSDGETPRERNGQLPVPGYRQRHVHYIEDNETNVEVLRGILLQRPQVRLSVSTLGLEGLAAMRSDPPDLLLLDMHLPDIDGLDLLEQFRRDPVCAQVPVVALSADATPARVQQALASGARHYLTKPLDLPQFLAVLDAQLSA, encoded by the coding sequence TTGAGCCAACACGCCACCACCGTCACCGCCGTTCCCGGCCTGGGCCGCCGGGGCGCCGTGCGCGCGGTGCTGGGCACGGCGCTGGCCTACCTGGTGGCCGGCCAGCTGGCACTGCTGCTGGCCATTCCACCCTCGAACGCCTCGCCGCTGTACCCGGCCTCGGGTGTGGCGGTGGCGGCACTGCTGGTGCACGGCGGCCGCGCCCTGCCCGGCGTGCTGCTGGGCGCCCTGGCCGTGCAATGGCCGCATGGCGTGGCCAGCGAGCCGACGCTGGCCTCGTGGCTGGTGGCGCTGGCCATCGCGCTGGGCGCCACGCTGCAGGCCTGGGCCTGCCGCTGGCTGCTGATGCGCGGCCGCACCGAAGCCCCGGCGCTCAGCGAGCCCGGCGAGGTGCTGGCCTTCGGCCTGCTGACCATGCTGGGCTGCGGCGTGAGCGCCAGCGTGGCCACGCTGGGCCTCAGCCTGGGCGGCGTGCTGGGGGCCGGCGAGCGTCTGTCGAGCTGGTGGACCTGGTGGCTGGGCGACACGCTGGGCGTGCTGATCGGCGCGCCCATGGTGCTGGCCTGGATCGGCCGGCCGCGTGCCCACTGGGCGGCGCGGCGCTTCACGCTGTCGCTGCCGCTGCTGGTGGCCACCTGCCTGCTGACCGCCGGCGCCACCATGGTCACCCGCTGGGAGGCGCAGCGCGTGCGCACGGTGTTCGAGCGCGACGCGGCCCAGGCCGCGGCCGCGGTGGACGCCCAGCTGCTGGCGGCGCTGTACACGCTCGAGGCGATGCGCGGCGTGTTCGTGGCCTCGCAGGACGTGTCGGCAATGGAGATGCGCCGCGCCGCCGCGCCCTGGCTGGCCATGGCCCTGCCGGTGCAGGCCATCGGCCATGCCGAGCGGCTGACCCGCGACGCCGTGCCGGGCTTCGAGACGCGCGCGCGCGATCTGGATGGCCGCAGCCTGCGGGTGTTTGATCGCCGGGACGGTGACACGCCGGCCGATGGCCTGCTGATGGCCATCCGCTACATCGAGCCCGAAGACCGCAACCTGGCGGCGTTGGGGCTCAACTCGCGCAGCGTGCCCATCGCGCGGGCGGCGATCGACCGCGCCACGCTGACCGATGCCGCCGCCGTGACCGCCCCCTTCGAGCTGACCCAGCGCCCGGGCGACGAATCGGGCGTGGTGGTCTACCGTGCGCTGTACGGCGACAGCCCGGTGGCGCAAGCCGACGCCCGGCGCGCGGCACTGCGCGGCGTGGTCTTTGTCACCCTGCGCACCCAGGCCATGCAGGATGCCGCACGCCAAGGGGCCCGTGCCTACCTCGACTGGTGCCTGGTGGACGCCGACGCCGGGGCCACGCGGCGCCGGCTGGCCGGCCCGCCCGGCTGCGACAAGGCCTTGCGCCCTGAGGGCGCGCCGGGCACCGTGCAGACCGGCGACCAGCTCAGCCACCGCCGCTCGCTGGCCTTTGCCGGCCGGCGCTGGGATTTGCTGCTCAGCGCCCGCGCCACCCAGGTGCCCGACACCGGCCGCGGCAATGCCTGGTTGTTTTCGCTGGGTGGCCTGGCGGCCGCCGCCTTGCTGACCAGCCTGCTGCTGGTGGTCACCGGCCGCACCCGCCGCATCGAGGCCGCGGTGGCCGAGCGCACGGCCGAACTCGAGCGCGAGATCGCCGAACGCGAACGCACCGAAAGCGCACTGCGCGACAGCGAGCGGCGTTTTCGCAATGTGTTCGACCAGGCGCCGGTAGGCGTGGCCTATGGCGACCTGGACGGCCGCATCCGCGAGGCCAATCCGCGCTTGCGCGAGATGGCCGGCCTGAGCAGCGAGCGCCTGTCGCGCCGCCGCCTGCTCGACCTGCTGCAGCCCGAAGACCGCGACGCCGCCGCCGTGCAGCTGCACCGCCTGCGCCATGGCGGCCCGCCCGAGGTGTGGCCGCCAGCCCGGCTGCGCCGCCCCGATGGCCAGGAGATGTGGGTGCAGACCCAGTGCAGCGTCTTGCTCGACGCCGTGGGCCGGCCCGAGCGCCTGGTGGCGGTGATGGAAGACATCACCGAGCGCCGCCACCGCCAGGCCGCCGAGCAGGGCCGCGCGCTGGCCGAGACCGCCAACCGCGCCAAGAGCGAGTTTCTGTCGCGCATGAGCCACGAGCTGCGCACGCCGCTCAACGCCATGCTGGGCTTTGCGCAGCTGCTCGAGCTGGATCGCCGACAACCGCTGGCCACGCACCAGGCCGCCTGGGCAGCGCAGATCCTGCGTGCCGGCTGGCACCTGCTGGAGATGATCAACGACACGCTGGACCTCTCGCGCATCGAGGCCGGCGAGATGCGCCTGCAGCCCGCGCGGCTGGCGCTGGCGCCGCTGATCCAGCACTGCGCCGCCATGCTCGAGGCGGCGGCCGCGCAGCGCGGCATCCAGCTGCAGGTGAGCATCGACGCCAAGGTGCCCGAGGTGCTGGCCGACGACACCCGGCTGCGCCAGGTGCTGACCAATCTGCTGAGCAATGCGGTCAAGTACAACGTCGACCAGGGCCTGGTGATCGTGAGCGCGCAGGCCTCGGCCGACGGCCAGACGGTGGAACTGCGGGTCTGCGACACCGGCCTGGGCCTCAGTGATGCGCAGATGGCCGAGCTGTTTCAGCCCTTCAACCGCCTGGGCCGCGAAAACGGCACGGTGGAAGGCACCGGCATCGGCCTGGTGATCAGCCGCCGGTTGGCCGAGCTGATGGGCGGCAGCCTGCATGCCGAGCGCGGCCGCGGGCAGGCCGGGCAGGCCGCGCCAGTGTCGGGATCAGGGTCGGGCCTGGCAGCGCCGGGCAGTGGCGGCGCCACCTTCGTGCTGCGGCTGCCGGTGGCGCCGCCGGTGGTGTCCGACGGTGAAACCCCGCGCGAGCGCAACGGCCAGTTGCCGGTGCCGGGCTACCGCCAGCGCCATGTGCACTACATCGAGGACAACGAGACCAATGTCGAGGTGCTGCGCGGCATCCTGCTGCAGCGCCCGCAGGTGCGCCTGAGCGTCTCCACTCTCGGGCTGGAAGGCCTGGCCGCGATGCGCAGCGACCCGCCCGACCTGCTGCTGCTGGACATGCACCTGCCCGACATCGACGGCCTGGACCTGCTCGAGCAGTTCCGGCGCGACCCGGTCTGCGCCCAGGTGCCGGTGGTGGCCTTGTCGGCCGACGCCACGCCGGCGCGCGTGCAGCAGGCGCTGGCCAGCGGCGCCCGCCACTACCTGACCAAGCCGCTCGACCTGCCGCAGTTCCTGGCCGTGCTGGACGCCCAGCTGAGCGCCTGA
- the ychF gene encoding redox-regulated ATPase YchF has protein sequence MSLKCGIVGLPNVGKSTLFNALTKAGIAAENYPFCTIEPNVGVVEVPDPRLGKLSEIVKPERVVPAIVEFVDIAGLVAGASKGEGLGNQFLSHIRETDAIVNVVRCFEDDNVIHVSGKVDPIADIEVIQTELCLADLGTVEKSLHRYNKAARSGNDKEAAALVKVLEKCQAALDQAQPVRSIDFSKEELVILKPLCLITAKPAMFVGNVSETGFENNPLLDRLKAYAEAQKAPVVAICAKTEADLSEMEDEDKALFLAEMGQDEPGLNRLIRAGFRLLGLQTYFTAGVKEVRAWTIHIGDTAPQAAGVIHGDFERGFIRAQTIAFDDFVQYKGEQGAKDVGKMRAEGKEYVVKDGDVMNFLFNV, from the coding sequence ATGAGCCTCAAATGCGGCATCGTGGGCCTGCCCAACGTGGGCAAGTCCACCCTGTTCAACGCCCTCACCAAGGCCGGCATCGCCGCCGAGAACTACCCGTTCTGCACCATCGAGCCCAATGTGGGCGTGGTGGAGGTGCCCGATCCGCGCCTGGGCAAGTTGTCGGAGATCGTCAAGCCCGAGCGTGTGGTGCCGGCCATCGTCGAGTTTGTCGACATCGCCGGCCTGGTGGCCGGGGCCAGCAAGGGCGAGGGCCTGGGCAACCAGTTCCTGAGCCACATCCGCGAGACCGACGCCATCGTCAACGTGGTGCGCTGCTTCGAGGACGACAACGTCATCCACGTCTCGGGCAAGGTCGATCCGATCGCCGACATCGAGGTCATCCAGACCGAGCTGTGCCTGGCCGACCTGGGCACGGTGGAAAAGAGCCTGCACCGCTACAACAAGGCGGCACGCTCGGGCAACGACAAGGAAGCCGCGGCCCTGGTCAAGGTGCTCGAGAAGTGCCAGGCCGCGCTCGACCAGGCCCAGCCGGTGCGCAGCATCGACTTCAGCAAGGAGGAGCTGGTCATCCTCAAGCCGCTGTGCCTGATCACCGCCAAGCCGGCGATGTTTGTCGGCAACGTGTCGGAGACCGGCTTCGAGAACAACCCGCTGCTGGACCGCCTGAAGGCCTATGCCGAGGCGCAGAAGGCGCCGGTGGTGGCCATCTGCGCCAAGACCGAGGCCGACCTGTCGGAGATGGAAGACGAGGACAAGGCGCTGTTCCTGGCCGAGATGGGCCAGGACGAACCAGGCCTCAACCGCCTGATCCGCGCCGGCTTCCGGCTGCTGGGCCTGCAGACCTACTTCACCGCCGGTGTGAAGGAGGTGCGCGCCTGGACCATCCACATCGGCGACACCGCGCCGCAGGCTGCCGGCGTGATCCACGGCGACTTCGAACGCGGCTTCATCCGCGCGCAGACCATCGCCTTTGACGACTTCGTCCAGTACAAGGGCGAGCAAGGTGCCAAGGATGTGGGCAAGATGCGGGCCGAAGGCAAGGAATACGTCGTCAAGGACGGCGACGTGATGAACTTCCTGTTCAACGTCTGA
- a CDS encoding FAD-dependent monooxygenase, producing MTTLEVCIRGNGAVGLALALALARQGLRVGVVAPPADAAAAPARPDVRAYALNERSRRLLLLLKVWDALPPDAVTPVDDMRVQGDASGADGTPLGAIDFSAWQQGSEALAWIVDAAALEAALATAARFAPHLEFLAAPGDAALTVLAEGKASASRQALGVRFERHAYGMTALAARLVAGQPHQGVARQWFRSPDVLALLPFDRPQPGHSYGLVWSMPTAQAEHWLAAPPAAFEQALNEATGGAAGGLTLASERAAWPLQLGRAERLCGSGWVLVGDAAHVVHPLAGQGLNLGLADVAALAGVIAAREPWRALGDATLLRRYERARALPTAAMALVTDGLHHLFAQDQPVLRELRNRGMTLLNRLAPIKRLLTDQALDR from the coding sequence ATGACGACGCTCGAGGTGTGCATTCGCGGCAATGGCGCGGTGGGTCTGGCGCTGGCACTGGCACTGGCCCGCCAGGGCCTGCGTGTGGGCGTGGTGGCGCCACCGGCCGATGCCGCCGCGGCGCCGGCCCGGCCCGATGTGCGTGCCTACGCGCTCAACGAACGCTCGCGCCGGCTGCTGCTGCTGCTGAAGGTGTGGGACGCCCTGCCGCCCGACGCCGTGACGCCGGTGGACGACATGCGCGTGCAGGGCGACGCCAGCGGCGCCGACGGCACGCCGCTGGGCGCGATCGATTTTTCGGCCTGGCAGCAGGGCAGCGAGGCGCTGGCCTGGATCGTCGACGCCGCGGCACTGGAGGCCGCGCTGGCCACCGCGGCGCGTTTTGCGCCCCACCTCGAATTTCTGGCCGCGCCGGGCGATGCCGCGCTCACCGTGCTGGCCGAAGGCAAGGCCTCGGCCAGCCGCCAGGCGCTGGGCGTGCGCTTCGAACGCCACGCCTACGGCATGACGGCGCTGGCCGCGCGCCTGGTGGCCGGCCAGCCGCACCAGGGCGTGGCGCGGCAATGGTTCCGCTCTCCCGATGTGCTGGCCCTGCTGCCCTTTGACCGGCCGCAGCCGGGCCACAGCTACGGCCTGGTGTGGTCGATGCCCACGGCGCAGGCCGAGCACTGGCTGGCTGCGCCGCCGGCAGCCTTTGAACAGGCGCTGAACGAGGCCACCGGCGGTGCTGCCGGTGGCTTGACGCTGGCCAGCGAGCGCGCCGCCTGGCCGCTGCAGCTGGGCCGCGCCGAGCGCCTGTGCGGCAGCGGCTGGGTGCTGGTGGGCGACGCCGCGCATGTGGTGCATCCGCTGGCCGGCCAGGGCCTGAACCTTGGCCTGGCCGATGTGGCGGCGCTGGCCGGCGTGATCGCCGCGCGCGAGCCCTGGCGCGCGCTGGGCGATGCCACGCTGCTGCGCCGCTACGAACGCGCACGCGCGCTGCCCACCGCGGCGATGGCCCTGGTCACCGATGGCCTGCACCATCTTTTCGCCCAGGATCAGCCGGTGTTGCGGGAACTCCGCAACCGAGGCATGACTCTGCTCAACCGGCTGGCGCCGATCAAACGCCTGCTCACCGATCAGGCGCTCGACCGCTGA
- a CDS encoding DsbC family protein, whose protein sequence is MKPMSHPLRRSLGLMLALAAALPAVADEAAIRKNLAERLPNFPKIDEVSKTPIPGLYEVRLGSEILYTDENGNHLVQGSIIDTRSKTDLTQARIDKLTAIDFATLPLKDAVVLKQGSGARKLVVFGDPNCGYCKRLEKDLVALKDVTIYTFLYPILGADSTAKSRDVWCAKDPGKAWRGLMVDGQTPAKASAGCDTAALDRNVELGRKYRVNGTPAMVFEDGSRAPGAIPAAQIETRLAGAKKS, encoded by the coding sequence ATGAAGCCGATGTCTCACCCGCTGCGCCGCTCCCTGGGCCTGATGCTGGCGCTGGCCGCGGCACTGCCGGCCGTGGCCGACGAGGCCGCGATCCGCAAGAACCTGGCCGAGCGCCTGCCCAACTTTCCCAAGATCGACGAGGTGAGCAAGACGCCGATCCCGGGCCTGTACGAGGTGCGCCTGGGCTCCGAGATCCTGTACACCGACGAAAACGGCAACCACCTGGTGCAGGGCTCGATCATCGACACCCGCAGCAAGACCGACCTGACCCAGGCCCGCATCGACAAGCTCACCGCCATCGACTTCGCCACCCTGCCGCTGAAGGACGCGGTGGTGCTCAAGCAAGGCAGCGGCGCGCGCAAGCTGGTGGTGTTTGGCGACCCGAACTGCGGCTACTGCAAGCGCCTCGAGAAGGACCTGGTGGCGCTGAAGGACGTGACCATCTACACCTTCCTGTACCCGATCCTGGGCGCCGACTCGACCGCCAAGTCCAGGGATGTGTGGTGCGCCAAAGACCCGGGCAAGGCCTGGCGCGGCCTGATGGTCGATGGCCAGACGCCGGCCAAGGCCAGCGCCGGCTGCGACACCGCGGCGCTGGACCGCAATGTCGAGCTGGGCCGCAAGTACCGCGTCAACGGCACGCCGGCGATGGTGTTCGAGGACGGCTCGCGCGCGCCCGGTGCCATTCCGGCGGCGCAGATCGAAACCCGTCTGGCCGGGGCCAAGAAGAGCTGA
- a CDS encoding DUF3429 domain-containing protein encodes MTRAAHAPAPLYEAPLTDTARWLGHLGLVPFVLGALLVWVVNVEAHPYATLALSAYAAVIVSFLGGIHWGIAFRQTAPDASLFIWGVVPSLIAWVAVMMPASAGLVLHGVMLAVCYAVDRRVYPVQGLQRWLTLRFRLSAVASLSCFLGAAGT; translated from the coding sequence GTGACCCGCGCCGCCCACGCCCCCGCTCCCCTCTACGAAGCCCCGCTCACCGACACCGCCCGCTGGCTCGGCCACCTGGGGCTGGTGCCGTTTGTGCTGGGGGCCCTGCTGGTGTGGGTGGTCAATGTCGAGGCCCATCCATACGCCACGCTGGCGCTGTCGGCCTACGCGGCGGTGATCGTGTCCTTTCTGGGCGGCATCCACTGGGGCATCGCGTTCCGGCAGACGGCGCCCGATGCCTCGCTGTTCATCTGGGGCGTGGTGCCCTCGTTGATCGCCTGGGTGGCGGTGATGATGCCGGCCAGCGCCGGCCTGGTGCTGCATGGCGTGATGCTGGCGGTGTGCTACGCGGTCGACCGCCGGGTCTACCCGGTGCAGGGCCTGCAACGCTGGCTCACGCTGCGCTTTCGGCTGTCGGCCGTGGCTTCGCTGAGCTGTTTTCTGGGTGCCGCGGGCACCTGA
- a CDS encoding M61 family metallopeptidase, which produces MISYHVELDDLHSHHYRVTLSVPQPGDALELALPVWIPGSYLVREFARHLSGLQAQQGGQAWEVQALDKARWQLRRPAGAPASRAALTVRWRVYAFDTSVRTAFLDDRRGFFNGTGLLLRVVGREAQAQRLSLGRLPAGWEVATAMPAAAPGRSRGESGAWLAADYDELVDHPFELGSFWRGRFSAGGVPHELVVAGAWPRFDGDRLLRDTQRICAEQIAFWHGADAAARSAPFGRYVFLINAVGDGYGGLEHRASTALLTSRRDLPVQGSEPGGDGYIGLLGLISHEYFHSWNVKRLKPAEFATLDYQHENYTRLLWFFEGVTSYYDDLMLRRAGLIDAPRYLRLLTRNLASLAATPGRQLQSLAEASFDAWIKYYRPDENSANATVSYYVKGALVALALDLSLRQRGHSLDAVMRRLWADSAGGPVDEAAIQAALQAVAGRGLQRTLRAWVHGTDELPLAELLAATGVLCGSERAGWAATLGLKLSEGPVSGVQVKSVLAGSAAAVAGVAAGDELLAVDGWRIRRLDDALAWAGRESPFDLLLARDQRVLTLRLQPQRDAALAATPTLALQERPARHALARRRAWIDA; this is translated from the coding sequence ATGATCAGCTATCACGTCGAACTCGACGACCTGCACAGCCACCACTACCGCGTCACGCTCAGCGTGCCGCAGCCGGGCGATGCGCTCGAGCTGGCGCTGCCGGTGTGGATTCCGGGCAGCTACCTGGTGCGCGAGTTCGCGCGCCACCTGTCGGGCCTGCAGGCGCAGCAGGGCGGCCAGGCCTGGGAGGTGCAGGCCCTCGACAAGGCGCGCTGGCAGTTGCGCCGGCCCGCGGGCGCGCCGGCCAGCCGCGCTGCGCTGACCGTGCGCTGGCGCGTCTATGCCTTCGACACCTCGGTGCGCACGGCGTTTCTGGACGACCGGCGCGGCTTCTTCAACGGCACCGGCCTGCTGCTGCGCGTGGTGGGCCGCGAGGCGCAAGCGCAGCGCCTGAGCCTGGGCCGCCTGCCGGCCGGCTGGGAGGTGGCCACCGCCATGCCGGCCGCGGCGCCAGGCCGCTCGCGCGGTGAGTCGGGGGCCTGGCTGGCGGCCGACTACGACGAGCTGGTTGATCACCCGTTCGAGCTGGGCAGCTTCTGGCGCGGCCGGTTCAGTGCCGGCGGCGTGCCGCACGAGCTGGTGGTGGCCGGTGCCTGGCCGCGCTTTGACGGCGACCGCCTGCTGCGTGACACGCAGCGCATCTGCGCCGAGCAGATCGCCTTCTGGCACGGCGCCGACGCCGCGGCGCGCAGCGCGCCCTTTGGCCGCTATGTGTTCCTGATCAATGCCGTGGGCGATGGGTATGGTGGCCTGGAGCACCGCGCCAGCACCGCGCTGCTGACCAGCCGCCGCGACCTGCCGGTGCAGGGCAGCGAGCCGGGCGGCGACGGCTACATCGGCCTGCTGGGCCTGATCAGCCACGAGTACTTCCACAGCTGGAACGTCAAGCGCCTGAAGCCGGCCGAGTTCGCCACGCTCGACTACCAGCACGAGAACTACACCCGGCTGCTGTGGTTCTTCGAGGGCGTGACCTCGTACTACGACGACCTGATGCTGCGCCGCGCCGGCCTGATCGACGCACCGCGCTACCTGCGCCTGCTGACGCGCAACCTGGCCTCGCTGGCGGCCACACCGGGGCGCCAGCTGCAAAGCCTGGCCGAGGCCAGCTTCGACGCCTGGATCAAGTACTACCGCCCCGACGAGAACAGTGCCAACGCCACGGTGAGCTACTACGTCAAGGGCGCGCTGGTGGCGCTGGCGCTCGACCTGAGCCTGCGCCAGCGCGGCCATTCACTGGATGCCGTGATGCGCCGGCTGTGGGCCGACAGCGCCGGCGGCCCGGTGGACGAAGCCGCGATCCAGGCCGCCCTGCAGGCGGTGGCCGGCCGCGGCCTGCAGCGCACGCTGCGCGCCTGGGTGCATGGCACCGACGAGCTGCCGCTGGCCGAGCTGCTGGCCGCCACCGGTGTGCTGTGCGGCAGCGAGCGTGCCGGCTGGGCCGCCACGCTGGGCCTCAAGCTCAGCGAGGGGCCGGTGAGCGGTGTGCAGGTCAAGTCGGTGCTGGCCGGCAGTGCCGCCGCGGTGGCCGGCGTGGCCGCAGGCGATGAACTGCTGGCGGTTGATGGCTGGCGCATCCGCCGGCTCGATGACGCGCTGGCCTGGGCCGGGCGCGAATCGCCCTTCGATCTGCTGCTGGCGCGCGACCAGCGCGTATTGACGCTGCGCCTGCAGCCGCAGCGCGATGCGGCCCTGGCCGCCACGCCCACGCTGGCGCTGCAGGAGCGGCCGGCGCGCCACGCGCTGGCCCGGCGCCGGGCCTGGATCGATGCCTGA
- a CDS encoding DUF3108 domain-containing protein, with translation MAAVSLGAQSAALALPASPSAAAAASAPAFAWPPSTQLSYNLLGHYRGQVQGSARVEWLREGSRYQVRMESSAGPLFKRTGVSEGELGERGLVPRRFAGEQRVLFGKARTWQIGFGPERVTLIDGRETPALPGMQDEASQFVQLTWLFTTQPERLRVGQSVELPLAMGRKLERWTYDVVEEELLRLPFGEVPSFHVKPRREASGGDFAAEIWIAPTLQYLPVRILLRQSAEVWVDLTLDKPPLQAGGTR, from the coding sequence ATGGCCGCCGTGTCGCTGGGGGCGCAGAGTGCGGCACTGGCCCTGCCCGCCAGCCCCTCGGCGGCTGCAGCGGCCTCGGCGCCGGCGTTTGCCTGGCCGCCCTCCACCCAGCTCAGCTACAACCTGCTGGGCCACTACCGCGGCCAGGTGCAGGGCAGTGCGCGGGTGGAGTGGCTGCGCGAGGGCAGCCGCTACCAGGTGCGCATGGAAAGCTCGGCCGGGCCGCTGTTCAAGCGCACCGGGGTCAGCGAGGGCGAGCTGGGCGAACGCGGCCTGGTGCCGCGGCGCTTTGCGGGCGAGCAGCGGGTGCTGTTTGGCAAGGCGCGCACCTGGCAGATCGGTTTCGGCCCCGAGCGCGTGACCCTCATCGACGGCCGCGAAACACCGGCGCTGCCCGGCATGCAGGACGAGGCCAGCCAGTTCGTGCAGCTGACCTGGCTGTTCACCACCCAGCCCGAGCGGCTGCGCGTGGGCCAGTCGGTCGAGCTGCCGCTGGCCATGGGCCGCAAGCTCGAGCGCTGGACCTACGACGTGGTCGAGGAAGAGCTGCTGCGCCTGCCCTTTGGCGAGGTGCCCAGCTTTCATGTCAAGCCGCGCCGCGAGGCCAGCGGCGGCGACTTCGCGGCCGAGATCTGGATCGCGCCCACGCTGCAGTACCTGCCGGTGCGCATCCTGCTGCGCCAGAGCGCCGAGGTGTGGGTCGACCTGACGCTGGACAAGCCGCCGCTGCAGGCCGGCGGCACCCGCTGA
- a CDS encoding enoyl-CoA hydratase: MSYETLLTELRGDGSRRTLLITLNRPKALNALNDQLMDELGAALKAADADAGIGAIVITGSEKAFAAGADIGVLAQHDFIKAYTGDLITRNWETIRTIRKPVIAAVAGFALGGGCELAMMCDIVIAADSAKFGQPEIKLGVIPGAGGTQRLPRAVGKAKAMDLALTARMMGAEEAERAGLVSRVVPADKLLDEALAAADTICGMGLASVLAAKECVNRAYEGTLADGIMFERRMFHAMFGTPDQVEGMDAFLNKRKPAFK, translated from the coding sequence ATGAGCTACGAAACCCTGTTGACCGAACTGCGTGGCGACGGCAGCCGCCGCACGCTGCTGATCACGCTGAACCGCCCCAAGGCGCTGAATGCGCTGAACGACCAGCTGATGGACGAGCTGGGCGCCGCGCTGAAGGCGGCCGATGCCGATGCCGGCATCGGCGCCATCGTCATCACCGGCAGCGAGAAGGCCTTTGCCGCCGGTGCCGACATCGGCGTGCTGGCCCAGCACGACTTCATCAAGGCCTACACCGGAGACCTGATCACCCGCAACTGGGAAACCATCCGCACGATCCGCAAGCCGGTGATCGCCGCGGTGGCCGGCTTTGCGCTGGGCGGCGGCTGCGAGCTGGCGATGATGTGCGACATCGTGATCGCTGCCGATTCGGCCAAGTTCGGCCAGCCCGAGATCAAGCTGGGCGTGATCCCCGGCGCTGGCGGCACGCAGCGCCTGCCGCGCGCGGTGGGCAAGGCCAAGGCCATGGACCTGGCGCTCACCGCCCGCATGATGGGCGCCGAAGAAGCCGAGCGGGCCGGCCTGGTGAGCCGCGTGGTGCCGGCCGACAAGCTGCTGGACGAGGCACTGGCCGCGGCCGACACCATCTGCGGCATGGGCCTGGCCAGCGTGCTGGCGGCCAAGGAATGCGTGAACCGCGCCTATGAAGGCACGCTGGCCGACGGCATCATGTTCGAACGCCGCATGTTCCACGCCATGTTCGGCACGCCCGACCAGGTGGAGGGCATGGACGCCTTCCTCAACAAGCGCAAGCCGGCGTTCAAGTAA
- a CDS encoding pyridoxamine 5'-phosphate oxidase family protein — protein MTERLTSLDRIHAACWQELEAATRTRGHGWRLLALASLAPPDHAGEPPVADVRTVVLREVQADARQLVIYTDSRSPKLAQIRSQPQVTAMCWSPALSWQLRLRARLTVDTDGLGVSSRWARLKMHPSAQDYLSPLPPGAALDTPAQQAPPAPDRGSREFFAVIFATVERIDWLELHAEGHRRAVFDDHGAGHWVTP, from the coding sequence ATGACCGAGCGGCTCACGTCGCTGGATCGCATCCACGCGGCCTGCTGGCAGGAGCTGGAGGCGGCCACGCGCACCCGCGGCCACGGCTGGCGGCTGCTGGCGCTGGCCAGCCTGGCGCCGCCCGACCACGCCGGCGAGCCGCCGGTGGCCGATGTGCGCACCGTGGTGCTGCGCGAGGTGCAGGCCGACGCGCGCCAGCTGGTGATCTACACCGACAGCCGCTCGCCCAAGCTGGCCCAGATCCGCAGCCAGCCGCAGGTCACCGCCATGTGCTGGAGCCCGGCCCTGAGCTGGCAGCTGCGCCTGCGCGCGCGCCTGACGGTCGACACCGACGGCCTGGGCGTCTCGTCGCGCTGGGCGCGGCTGAAGATGCACCCGTCGGCGCAGGATTACCTCTCGCCGCTGCCGCCCGGCGCCGCGCTCGACACCCCGGCGCAGCAGGCGCCGCCGGCACCCGACCGCGGCTCGCGCGAGTTTTTTGCGGTGATCTTCGCCACGGTCGAGCGCATCGACTGGCTCGAACTGCACGCCGAAGGCCACCGCCGGGCGGTGTTCGATGACCACGGCGCGGGGCACTGGGTCACGCCCTGA